The Microcebus murinus isolate Inina chromosome 9, M.murinus_Inina_mat1.0, whole genome shotgun sequence nucleotide sequence ATATGGACAAAATTAATCAATGCTGTTGAAAGTCAAGATGGTGGCTTCTATTTGTGGGGAAGTTGGTTGCTACCTggcaggggcaggaaggaggcttCTGGATAGCTGGTGATGCTGTTTCTTGATCAAGATCCTATTACACTGATGTGTTCAGTTTGTCAAAATTAATTGTGTTGTGCACTTATTGTCATGTGTACTTTCCAGTctctattatatttcaaataaaagtaaaaataaaaataaaaatccctctACATACCTTTGCACTCTactcaaatgttttctttatctcaTAACAGCAACCTCTCTTATCACAGTGAGCTCATACTGTTTTTAATTACACTATTGTGAATGTATTTCTTGTGCCCAATTCAACTCTAACTTCCTTGAGAGCTGAGACTCTGTGATTTGCCTTTACTTCCTCTCATAATATCTAGAGCAATAACATAAAAAGTAAGagtattgttgaatgaatgaaaaggaatgaaagaaagaatgaacaacTCAACCCTCAACTCTTCTGAGCTAAGTAGGAGATTGTTGTCATGACAATGGTAATTATTGTTAGATGATTTCACATACCACACATAGAACAGCCTACTGGCCTACCTAAAACATTGACCTACAAGACAAAAGCATAGTGGAAATCTTAAGTCACCAGATACATTAATAAGACAACTCTTCATTCTGTAAATAGATTCATGGTCAAATTTGTCTACTTTatctaatatttcttattattcaacatttattttgtacCAGAAGCAGTCCTAGGCAGttcattgatatttatttaattcttaaggTAGCGAAGTGTAGCAGTTTAGAAGGAAGGATTTGGATTCAGACAGACCTAGGTCTAAATGATGATTCTAAACTGAGCAGTCCTGGGTTCACTAGTTTCTGAGCCTCTGAGCTATAGTTCCATTACCTCTGCAATGGGGATAGATACATCTACCTAACTGCAGGTAGATGTACCTGCATCTACCTACCTATCAAATGAGATAACTTTTGTGAAGCATTGAGCCCCATGCTTGTCACCTTGTATATGAATGAATACTTTGTTCATCATCAATGTCATGAACGTAGGTTAAGTAAGTTTCCCATATGCAGTCCACACCCATCCAATCAGTAAATTCGGCTGATTTCATCTCCAAAATCTATTTCCATGCCTCCTCTTTTCTCAATTTCCATGACCTCCACTCACATCCGGGCCACAGTCATCGCCCTCTTGTTTTGTCCACTCTCACAGGCTTTGTAAGTTCTGTAGAGGaggaaaaatatctctttttctaCTCATTCCAGTTTAGGGAAGAGACCCCTATCATAAAAGGCACATTAACCagagaaaagcatacagattTATTTAGCAAGGTAtacatgacatgggagccttcaaaAGGAACTGATGACCCAAAAAAGCAGTTGGAACTTAGTGTTTTGTTAGCAGGACATTTGGTGAAGAATGGAGAGTCGTGCAGAATAATGACAGGGCAAGAGCACGACCTAACAGTAACAAACTGGGGGAATTTTAgcaggcctgtttgttcagattcttctctctgtccctgtttCTTCCACGGTAAGGATACTATGTTCTTCCTTTCAGGAACAGACAGGCCACCTCTCACATGAGGGTCTGACTTGCTTCAGGGGAAGGTCAGAAAATCCTTCCAGTGTTTTATCACCTGCTTCatgggagaggcagggaaggccGGAGAGACCTTCATGCTTCTGAGGTTCTCTTTAATTCCTTCAGCTTTAATATGTAAAGGTGTCATATTTTGGGGCATGGTGCCCTGAACCCCATCagttctctccctctttcttctttctccctctccaaaCCTTCTGCCCATGACCAGCTGGAGTAAACTTTTCACATCAAAAATTGCCTTGAGCCCTCCAATGACTCCCTttggaataaatttcaaatacttGATCATGACCCACACAACCTTGTGTGATCAAGTCCTAGCTCTCACTGTGCTGCTTCTGGTCTTCCCAGAACATCAAAAACTCACACGGTCTTGCTTCTGCTGCTCAATCTTCACGTCTCCGCCTAAAGGGAAAACCAGAAAGGGCTCCTCAGATACCACAACCAAATAGATCTTCCCATTGTTCTCTGGAGCCTCCCACGTGTACAGGCcacatgtatgtgtttatatgttcATTGTCCGCCTCCCCTCTCTAGACTGTGAAGTCCCCAAAAGCCTTGTCATGGATGTCCTACATGTCACTCAATGGCCATTATTCACTCAGTGCCTGGAACAAATTTCTTCATTCAGTAAGTTTGTACTTAACTGCCTTTCACATCAGGCATTAGAACTTTAAATTAATACGCACAAGAAATAAGTAATGTATTGTGTTATAAAGCGGTCGGTACTACAGAGAAAAGTAGAACAGGAAGGTGGGTGGGAGAGATGAGTGGGAACACGGGTGCAGTCTAAATCAGGGATTGGGGGAGACCTCACCTAGAGGGGACATATGAGCGGAGATTTGAAGGATGTGAGAACGAACCACTTGCAGGAAAAGTTCCAGGCAGAAGTCCAGTGCAAGGACCTGAGGTGGGAGTGTGCCCACCCGGGTGTTCTAGGAACAGCCAGAGGCCACTATGGCTGGAGCTGAGAGTTGAGGGGAGAATAGAAGATGAAATTCGAGAGGCCAGTAGGAGTGTCTGGGCCCCTGTAAGGACCGGAGGGTTTTGAGTGTAGGCGAACACAGTCCAATTTGTGTCCTAACCAGATGCCTCTGGCTGCTCATTTGAGAACTGTTTGTGGGATATAAGGGGACAAGAGTGAAAGCCCAGGGCCATTTAGGCCAGGTGAAAAGTGATGGAGGCTAGGACCAGGATAGGAGTGGTGGAATTGCTGGTAAGTGGTCACAGTCTGACTATGATGTGAACATAGAACTGAGAGGATTTGCTAACATATTAGTTGCAGggtatgaaagagaaagagaagtcaagAATTACTCCAACATAGGTATTCAATAAAcctttgttgaaggaatgaataaataaatgaatgaatgacacatAGCTATTAAATGGTAGGCTCAAGATTTGAAACAAGTTAGTAAAGATGTCAAAATACTCTTTGTCATTCTTACCCCGTTTTAGCATATGACAAAGAAAGCCCTTCCTTAGACAAAcgcacatatgtacatacatgccAAATTTGCACATAATCTTGGGATGTTTAAGGACCTCTTGAAATCCATCCAGGGATCCCCTGTGTTAAGAAAGCCTGCACATCATCATACCATCATCTaccataaaatttgttttttcaaaaatgcaGTTTGCATAAAACTTTTTGCAAAAACATTTGCATAAGGCTCATACAAAATAGTCTTACCCCAATCTTACAAAGTGGATGAATATAACAGGAAAAAACCAaattgtatttctgttttatatgtttaaaaataatcattacatATATTGAATTACATATATTAGAATATAACAATAGTTTCTAATTCAGTATCATAAAAAGTAATAATCAGGGTCAACACatcattcttaatattttttaaagcctaaAGGAAACTCTGCATTTTCTTACAGTGAGATTACAAAAGGTaataaaacatcatttctttatttatggcTGGAATTATAACAACTCATTCCAATAATACTGGTTTTCTGATACTGGTAGAAGTTTTAACTGGTAGAGTTAGATGCCtttatttaataacaaattagaaatcaaaattaataaatgcagTTTAGTGAGTAAAATACGAAGTATGCTCCATGGGtgggaaataataaaaagtatttctgGGAAGGGCTGCAGTGCAAAGACAGTGGGTTTTGTGCAAAGACTATGATAAAAGACTGAATATCACAGTGTTTTGTGAGTGGCATGAACATTATAATTATTGCATAATAATAATGCAATTCAGTCCAGACTTCACCTTGAAGTAAACCTAAAAAAGCAATGCAAATAATGCCCacaaattatctctagattatcTGTTTAGTCTGTATAATCCTCAGGTGTATACATAAACAAAACATTTGGACATCtatgtttaaattatattcttaaacATTCCAAGAATCCCTTATTTTGAGGGAAtaaggtttttttgtgttttgtctcGTAATATAAACACCTTTATTTAAATTCCAAgggctgttttccaaagtgggaCATGCCACAGCCATAGAACTATTTCAAAACAATGGGGATCACAGAGTTAAAACTCTAGGGACTGAGACTGAGCTTGCTTACAAGCTTCGAGACTGCCCTGAAGCATCTAAGAGccaaaaacagagagagagaaggaaaaaaaaagaaaggcaatagAGAAAATTGCTTAAAATCTGTCTCAGGAAGTAATGCCACATCTGGGCGAAAAAAAACCTCAGGTCCTGGGGTTTTGTTGCTTGATCCTGTCCCAGTGGTCCACATTCTGTTCCTTATACCCTTGGAGAGCTGAGAAAAATGCCTGTCATGTTTCAAACTGATCTCTTAAATGATGAAGGGAACTGAGAAAGAAGGAGTCAATAGAATCCCCATTTCCTAAGACATAGGTACCAACAGGATGATATAAAAATGTCATCACTTGAGCCTTAATTTGGACTTTTGGTTTCTATTGCCTTGTAACTGAGTcaaaattatatctaaattttCCATGGCTTGTTTTTATAAGTGAAATATGAGCATTTACCGAGGGAAAGCAAGAGAGAAGCAGATAGACattgggcattttttaaaaaatctatgcaaTTTCATGACCCCAGAAGCAAAAATCATATCAATTAAATTAACACTGATTTGAGTACTAGATGTGAACTTTAGTGTGTACTTATTGTTGTcacatgagaaaatatattacagaaatgGTAATAACATACTCCCTGTACTCTGAGTATTCATCCATAAGTCAGAATGTATTTCTGTTTGGAGTATAGGTGTTAACATGCTTTCTTAGTAAAGAGTAGAACAGCCCTTCTGGTGTATGTTATGAATGCATATTAACAGCACGGGCATTTGCATATCTGGAACTATAGTAGAAAATGCAtaacaaaatttcttttgaaagattATTGTACAAACACACTTAATCCTTGCTAAATCTTGACATAACGACTTTTTGTTTCCCCCTCCttggttttgaaaaaataaaaataaaacatcctaACAATTGATTACAGAAAAGGTGAAGGCAGATTCTGCGACTCCACCCATCATCAAAGGTTTTTCCTTAGCGATCAACGGCAGGAATAGAACAGCCCCAAATGTTTTCGTCAATAaactgtttctcatttttttttctgcacatgcaaagatgaaatataaaatctatCTTTTCAATGAACTACATTGGTGATGATTTTCCTGCTGACACATTATGTCatctatttcttaaattttgattttcatgTCTGTGATGATGCCTTTAACGCAATGCAGGTTTGGAGACTTTGCAAGTTGAGGATACGCAAAATTCATAATAGTACTATTGGCTGCTTTGTGGCTTATGACTCTGATACTTAAGCtccttcacatttaaaaattaaatcatacttTAGACAAATAAAATTCTGCATCTGCCTTTCCTATGGAAATTCTCTGTCTTAATATAAAAAGTGGATGCAGTTTTTGAACCAAAAGCTGTATGCAACATACTCAATGTACCCATTCCCAAGTGATACTCCCTtcaacaataaatttaaaaatggctaTGCTAtatctgactttaaaaaaaaaaaaatgagctaggcCAATCTATGTATTTCAACTTATGAATTTATAGTCttactcttattttaaatttgcattcttTACCAGGCcattaagacagaaaaattatccaCCTTTACCTTTTTGATTCCCCTTTTTGCCAACTTCCCAATCTTTTCTAGAACCCGTCCGGGAAACGTCAAACAACTTTTTGAGGAGGGCGGAAATGAGTAGGGTATGACAGGAGCAAAACTGATTTTAGTGTGAGGCCCCTGGTGCCAATTTGGCTCCAAAGTGCATTAAAGCAGCAGCATTCTAAACCTCTCAAAAGCGGGATTTATAAGGGGAATGCTAACACAGATTCAACAGTTCCAGCTCTGCCAGGGATTACTTTAATACCAAAAGCATACTCTCCCACTTTATAGAAACAGATTACTCAGTTGTCAAACAACAAAGgttgtgtttatttgttgtttttttttttaacttttattttatgtttttaaagtgcACTTTTTACTTTACTGACCGGCAATCCCGAAATAAAATGtccttattttgggggtagggtgggggagttgggaagaagagaaaaggagaggaaggtgGAGTTTGCCTCTGGCTTTGCAGTTCGTTTTATCTACAAAGCTCTGCCAGCTTTGCTTAACTGTTTCTACCCTGATTTTgttcagaagaaaccaaaaaggAGGAGTGGAGGGGGGAGAGATAAATCTGAGATATGCCTGATAGGGAAAAACATTTGGACATTGAtgtaagaataagaaaatatttaaattaatgttggtctagagagagaaaaaaaaatgggaagataagattttcaggagaaagaaaaaaatctgaaagctccataaaaaaaacaagaaagctaATCTTTGATTAAACTACTCAGCAGAATGCCAGGGATAGAAGGACAAAAACCTAAGTgatgatttttatgtttattgtgtcTGACATGAAATGAGAAAGAACAAGGAAGTTAAAGCTGGGAAGAGATGGGGGACAATAAAAGAGTGAAGTTAGTGACTTTCGGCAGAGGACAAAATATGTAGTTCGAAATCTTTAACAATAGACTTGCAGTGTCTCTGCAAAAGTTGTTGAAAGCTACCAGCGAGTGTAGGAAGGGGTGCATCGGAGGACGTCTTTCACAGACCCCAGATGGAGAAGCTGTTCTTTTATTCCAAATTCTTAAGAAGCACAGAAGTCTTACATGTTAATAAGagaacacacaggcacactccTAAGTTACATGCCgtgaaacaaaacaaggaaataagGAGACCTTCGTTGACCCCTGTTTGCTCACACGAATCTTAGTTTGGTTAAGCATCTTAAGACCAGTTTCCAGCTCCTTTTCACGGCTTTCTTTTCCTGGGTACCCAGATGCACAAATGGGACGGTGATCTTTACAAAACAacatcatcatcaacaacaaaaacctctcGCTCACACAAAAGCCCACCTTGCAAATGAATGGAATATTAACGACTACCTAACAGTCGCACCGTTGGCAGGGCGAAACTGAACACTCACACAGCTATTTCTACAGATTGCCAGTGAAACCCAAGCAGCTCGAGGAGAAACGCACCTACTGTATGTGCAATGCtggtgcagatttttttttcctatcagtcTAACCTTCTGTGTTGATGCATGAATGCTGGTACCCACTTACAGGGATGCCAGATGATCAGTGCAGAATGAAGGTCCCAAGAGAGAGGATCACATGGCTCTCTCTGCCCTGTGACGTCACTAGCAGATGGCATGGGTACCAGCTCTGGCAGTTGGCATCAATGTCACTTTTTAGAGATCAATGAGATAGTGCAGATATACACAGATCTAGAGACTCCAGGAGACGATGCGACACTCAGCCTGAAAAGATTTGGAAGATCCAAAATGAAAACTGAttattgaatgaaattaaaacctaaggtaatataaataaagatatactTCAATTGATGCTGGCTTTGCATGCAAGTATTTAAAGATACAGTGTCACTGTCTTATAGCATTTATATGCTCTTTGCCATCTATAACTTCTTATCATATTTCATTCTTATGATGTAATTATCACATACTTTTACTGCTATTATGTAACACTACAAGTATGTGGACATTGCTAAGAGTTtgtgtatgtgtacgtgtgtatgtgtgtgtgttgagggggcTGGAGATTGTTAAATTGAAAAGTCTGTGTTTTAATGTGCCTATTTGTTTGAAGACTTTAGATGAAAATACTTGCTGCTtcaccaaacaaaaaacaaaatgcttttgaaacacagattattttcccctttcattcGGGATTCTGAACACACGTGCACAATTGCAGTCAGAATCCTTGGACCGTTCCTGTCAGATATTAGCTAGAGGGAGACTTCTGTGGCTCATAGAACAAAAACACTACGAGAGTGTTTTTTGTCCGGGATGATTTGAACAGCAGTAAACAGACAATTACATtcggaaaaattttaaatgtaaataaaagcagTCTCAAGATGTTCTTTGGTTAAATGACATtaccagtgatttttatttttttcatttatttatagagTTTATTTCAAATTAGCCTAATCCCCTtttctttctggaggctgggaaaataGTGCTCTTTTACACAATTCTCTactgatcagaaaaaaaatcagttttaaaattgactctgattaatattttctttaaatgtatatattccCATAGCCACTTATCTAAATTCAAAGTTGTATAATACAGGAAATAAagttaatgttaatttttttttcctaaaaatgaacacaaatttgTCTGCTCGTGGAGAGGtagcacttttcattttaaaaactggtttctcttctcattttgtaCTCGGGGGAATTGGAATTAATGAAATTCTGCATTGCTATATCATGTTTTGCATTTGCTTAAATTCCGTGATCTTTTTGGGGTATTAAAATCcagtttaaaaatcaaagacaaataaatggagatGGTGGTAGTATCACAAGGAATACTTcatgttttggtttcttttgctAATTTGCCCATATAAATTAATCCTATTGCATGCATCGATGTTTTTATAATTACTAATTTTCATAaactcaaaaattatatttaatgtaaaaaaaaataagttctggaATCAGTctctttcatgtgtttttgtAGTCTTGTGATTAAGTCCTTAAATATGTTTTAAGTatctaaactttaaaaatgaaaacactttaaatattgtGCTGGCATTTTTTCAGGTAATTTAAGGCTAGAGAACCATGTTAACACTACCATTTGATGAGTCTGTTGTCATGCCAGAATCCCAGATGTGCAGAAAGTTTTCTAGAGAATGCGAGGAGCAGAAGCAAATTAAGAAACCAGAAAGCTTTTCCAAACAGATTGTGCTTCGAGGAAAGAGCATCAAAAGGGCCCCTGGAGAAGAAAccgagaaagaggaagaggaggaagacagggaagaggaagatgaaaatgGGTTGCCCAGAAGGAGGggtcttaggaaaaaaaagacgACCAAGCTCCGGTTGGAAAGGGTCAAGTTCAGGAGACAGGAAGCTAATGCACGAGAGAGGAACAGGATGCATGGCCTCAACGACGCTCTGGACAATTTAAGAAAAGTGGTCCCCTGTTATTCTAAAACCCAAAAACTGTCCAAAATAGAAACTTTACGACTGGCCAAAAACTACATCTGGGCACTTTCTGAAATTCTGAGAATCGGCAAGAGACCAGATCTGCTCACATTCGTCCAAAACTTATGCAAAGGTCTTTCTCAGCCAACTACAAACTTGGTGGCAGGCTGCTTGCAGCTCAACGCCAGGAGTTTCCTGATGGGTCAGGGTGGGGAGGCCGGGCATCACACAAGGTCACCCTATTCTACTTTCTACCCACCCTACCACAGCCCTGAGCTCACTACGCCCCCAGGGCATGGGACTCTTGATAATTCCAAGTCCATGAAACCCTACAATTATTGCAGTGCGTATGAATCCTTCTATGAAAGTACTTCCCCTGAGTGTGCCAGCCCTCAGTTTGAAGGTCCCTTAAGTCCTCCCCCAATTAACTATAATGGGATATTTTCCCTGAAGCAAGAAGAAACCTTGGACTATGGCAAAAATTACAATTACGGCATGCATTACTGTGCAGTGCCACCCAGGGGTCCCCTTGGGCAGGGTGCCATGTTCAGGTTGCCCACCGACAGCCACTTCCCTTACGACTTACATCTGCGCAGCCAATCTCTCACCATGCAAGATGAATTAAATGCAGTTTTTCATaattaatgaggaaaatgaaaataaacagtgGTCATTCACCTCCCCCGTCTAATTAAGACAAAGCAGATGCTTGTGGGCTGAGTAATTGGCACAACTCTATCTAAGGTGTTTACTAGTTTCTGAAGTGTGTTTCAACTATTGTGAGAATTTTCTATGtaataataaatctcttttcgTATGagaacttcttttcctttccttttgtctgTAAAGCACTGTGATTGTTTCTactgaagggattttttttcttgttttattttctttgaaattcatttaatttgtttaaacaaGGTGTCTAAGAATATACTGTTGAATAAAGACATGCACACAGCATAACTCAGTCTATTTTGGTTGTACGGTAATTATAAAATGCATGTTATTAAAATCAGATGAGTAAAATGATGTGTTTATAATTATTAggaattatatattatgtatctttgaaaaaattgaaattttaaatatcgAGAATATCACTGAGCTGACAGTGATATTTGGAAGATGCATTTGAGGATGTGGAACAATATAAAAAGctatgcaatttttctttttattaatgatgAATCTAAATGCATTCCATTGGTAAATATTCCTCTTCAATTATTTGCATAGGGGGCAACATAATATTTGGGTAGGTGGTATCATAATTTGGGGacaattatttcaattataaagaaaaaaatttttcagcatttgttttgtattgttcAGAAATTATCTGTACAGGTTTGTTATCACAATGTATAATTGTGTTTTCCCAccccacatttttaaaagcaattaaacaTACATATTTCCACTCATAAAGGACATCTATTAGCTGTGATATTTTTGCATGATACTTATTATTTCCTGGTACACAGCTGCTTTCTGTGTCTAATGCTCCCCCCTCAccatttcagaaatatttctggATTACAAAACCGTAAGagctaaaacaaattttttaaacaaaacggCCAAAGCACttacaagatttttctttttttttttgcaagtgtCTTAAATGAAAGAAGACGAGCCCATGAGGGTTAAACATCCTGGGGAAATAATGATAAATCCTGGTAACCTTCAACTCGGGCCTAAATTCGGTGGCACATTTCCAGCAAACACCAGAGTGGACGTTAAAAATGGAAGGTTTTACTCTGCGCCGATTAAATAAGTCTGGCCGATCAGGGGCTAAATTCTGTGTGATTAAAAGTTTCCTTGCAAAAGGCCACCACAAACTTGCTTGAACAGCGCCTGGGGAGCTAAGCCCTGAAGCAGGATCGAGTCCTTTCTAGAATAAAAGGCGAGGCGGCAATGCCCTCGGGTGCAGGCTCGCCtccggggggaggaggggagccgCCGCGCAGGCCGGCGAGGGTGGCAGAAAGTGGGTGCAGGGGTGGCGGGACGGCGCGGGTCTGGGGTGGGCCCCGCCAACGCTGAGCCCCTGCGGCGCCCGCTGGGCACGGCCCGAGCCGGCTTGGGCCCGACGGGGCCTGGCGGGCGGCGCGGGgagaggccggggcgggaggcgCCGGACCCCTGCGGCGGCCTTCGGAGCACAGGCTGCACCGCCCGCGTCCCGCCCGCAGTGGGCGCCCTGGGGTGCGGGGGCCCTCGCCCTGCCGCCGCCGCGGCGCCCACGCCGACCTGGCCCGCCCGGGAAGGGGCCGAGCGGCGCGGGGCACCGGCCAGCGCACCGCCCCAGCGCGCGGGCCCAGCACACCCGGCCCCGCACCGGCCGCAGGCGGGGGAcacggcggaggcggcggcggctgcaaCCGCTCGGGTCTGCCCGAGTGCTGCCAAGAGCAGACCCTGTCCTGCCTCCCACGGCTGGCTGGCGGGACTTCGCGGGCCCAGGCTGCGCGGCCTGCTCCCCCTTCTCCAGAGGGGGGAGCCGCCCTGCCCTCAGCTCTGCCGGCTAGAAGTCCCCGGGCCTCGGTGCGCGCCAGCCGCAACCCAGGGGCAAAGGTGGCCTGCAGCTGCTGGCGCGGGAGGCGCGGGCGGGGAACGCGCCCTGCTAAGCGGGCGTGCGAGCACCTGTTCACTCGAatcccaggagggcagggggaaaGAAGCCGGGAAAGAGGAGCAATTGTGCCCTCCTGGGGTAGGGAGAAGTTTGCCTAAGGTAGAGAGCCgcctgtcccctctcctgcctggggCGCAGGGGTGACTCGCGTCTGCTTCCTCCCACGTGCGTACAAACCCTGCTGGCCCTGGGACTGCGTCCAGGACTGCCGCGCCTCCCTAAGGCCCCTCAGACCCTAAGAGCCTGGTCACTGATAACCCCGTCTGAGCAAACCGCAAGGAAGTGAGGACGCGTCTGGAAATAGAAGAACCtgacatatttttttgtttgtttgttttaagcagTCCTTTTTTAATCACTAGCAGAATGGGTGTGGTCTCCTCTCATTCTTACTCCAAGGTGACCCGCCGCCCGACTGAGGACAGCATCGCGCCTGCTCGGAAT carries:
- the NEUROD6 gene encoding neurogenic differentiation factor 6; protein product: MLTLPFDESVVMPESQMCRKFSRECEEQKQIKKPESFSKQIVLRGKSIKRAPGEETEKEEEEEDREEEDENGLPRRRGLRKKKTTKLRLERVKFRRQEANARERNRMHGLNDALDNLRKVVPCYSKTQKLSKIETLRLAKNYIWALSEILRIGKRPDLLTFVQNLCKGLSQPTTNLVAGCLQLNARSFLMGQGGEAGHHTRSPYSTFYPPYHSPELTTPPGHGTLDNSKSMKPYNYCSAYESFYESTSPECASPQFEGPLSPPPINYNGIFSLKQEETLDYGKNYNYGMHYCAVPPRGPLGQGAMFRLPTDSHFPYDLHLRSQSLTMQDELNAVFHN